A genomic window from Silene latifolia isolate original U9 population chromosome Y, ASM4854445v1, whole genome shotgun sequence includes:
- the LOC141628917 gene encoding MDIS1-interacting receptor like kinase 2-like, whose product MGNLGLCGNASGLSPSNANNANNSHKKQKKIIIAVVVSVFALLLLIAFLAGALVCGRKKQQHELETKISEMEESESLIWEKEGRITFRKLLRSPIILATIIALEKEGFGSVYKASLASGYIVAVKKLNMLESSSSIPLSSKQSFENEIRALTEIRHRNIINFSLELRPLNNFYMVLISRFQTLV is encoded by the coding sequence ATGGGAAATCTTGGCCTTTGTGGAAATGCATCAGGATTGTCTCCTTCTAATGCTAACAACGCTAACAACTCTCACAAAAAGCAGAAAAAAATCATTATTGCAGTAGTGGTTTCCGTATTTGCTCTTTTACTTCTCATAGCATTTCTAGCTGGAGCTCTGGTTTGTGGCCGGAAGAAACAACAGCATGAATTGGAGACAAAAATTTCAGAAATGGAAGAGTCTGAGTCTCTTATATGGGAAAAAGAAGGGAGAATCACATTTAGGAAGTTGTTAAGGTCACCAATAATTTTAGCGACTATTATTGCATTGGAAAAGGAGGGGTTTGGAAGCGTATATAAGGCGTCTTTAGCATCAGGCTACATTGTTGCTGTTAAGAAGCTAAACATGTTAGAATCTAGCTCTTCAATTCCTCTGTCAAGCAAACAGAGTTTTGAAAATGAGATAAGAGCATTAACAGAGATCAGGCACAGGAATATTATCAACTTTAGTTTGGAGTTACGTCCCCTTAATAATTTCTATATGGTTTTAATTTCTAGGTTTCAAACATTAGTTTGA